Proteins found in one Orcinus orca chromosome 11, mOrcOrc1.1, whole genome shotgun sequence genomic segment:
- the GDF3 gene encoding growth/differentiation factor 3 → MLPSLPGLALGLLLILALGQTFQFQERVFLQSLGLDKEPSPKKFQPVPSILKRIFQDQEAAATTGVSQDLCYVKELGVSGNILRLLPDQGFFLYSESLSQASSRLQKLLSFNLSAIKDGEQLTMAQLGLDLGPNTYYNLGPELGLALSLVQGPHGRGRATPKTGKMFTLQSVPWPQGVLHFNLLDVAKRNNYPRKNLGLFLEILVKGGRACGVNFQLEDTCARLRRSLHASLLVVTLNPEQCHPPTRKRRAAIPASKASCKNLCHRHQLFINFRDLGWHKWIIAPKGFMANYCHGDCPFSLTTSLNSSNYAFMQALMHAIDPAVPQAVCIPTKLSPISMLYQDNDDNVILRHYENMVVDECGCG, encoded by the exons ATGCTTCCTTCGCTGCCAGGCTTGGCTCTAGGCCTCCTGTTAATCCTGGCCTTGGGCCAGACATTCCAATTCCAAGAACGTGTCTTTCTCCAGTCTCTGGGCTTAGACAAAGAGCCTTCACCCAAGAAGTTCCAACCTGTGCCTTCCATCCTGAAGAGAATTTTCCAGGATCAAGAGGCAGCAGCAACCACTGGCGTCTCTCAAGACTTGTGCTACGTGAAGGAGCTGGGTGTCAGTGGGAACATACTCCGACTTCTCCCAGATCAAG GTTTCTTTCTTTACTCCGAGAGCCTTTCCCAAGCCTCCTCCCGCCTACAGAAGCTCCTCTCCTTTAACCTGTCTGCGATTAAAGATGGGGAACAGTTAACAATGGCCCAGCTGGGCCTGGACTTGGGGCCCAACACTTACTATAACCTGGGGCCAGAACTGGGATTGGCTCTGTCCCTGGTTCAGGGGCCACACGGGCGGGGCCGGGCCACCCCAAAGACAGGTAAAATGTTTACACTGCAGTCAGTACCATGGCCTCAAGGTGTCCTTCACTTCAATCTGTTGGATGTGGCTAAGAGGAATAATTACCCCCGGAAGAACTTAGGTTTGTTCCTAGAGATACTGGTCAAAGGAGGCAGAGCCTGTGGGGTGAATTTTCAGCTTGAGGACACCTGCGCCAGACTGAGACGTTCTCTTCACGCTTCCCTGTTGGTGGTCACCCTCAACCCTGAGCAGTGCCACCCTCCTACCCGCAAAAGGAGAGCAGCCATCCCTGCCTCTAAGGCTTCTTGCAAGAACCTCTGCCATCGTCACCAGCTGTTCATCAACTTCCGGGACCTGGGCTGGCACAAGTGGATCATTGCCCCCAAGGGTTTCATGGCAAATTACTGCCACGGAGATTGTCCTTTCTCACTGACCACCTCCCTCAACAGCTCCAATTATGCTTTCATGCAAGCGCTGATGCACGCCATTGACCCAGCAGTTCCCCAGGCTGTCTGCATTCCCACCAAGCTGTCCCCCATCTCCATGCTCTATCAGGACAACGATGACAATGTCATTCTACGGCATTACGAAAACATGGTAGTTGATGAGTGCGGGTGTGGCTAG